From a region of the Apibacter sp. B3706 genome:
- the ilvD gene encoding dihydroxy-acid dehydratase: MKYQLRSHTSTHGRRMAGARALWRANGMREEQMGKPLIAIVNSFTQFVPGHVHLHQIGQFVKSEIEALGCFAAEFNTIAIDDGIAMGHDGMLYSLPSRDLIADSVEYMVNAHKADAMICISNCDKITPGMLMASMRLNIPTIFVSGGPMEAGELNNQHLDLIDAMIKSADLTVSDKEVNAIERSACPTCGSCSGMFTANSMNCLNEAIGLALPGNGTIVATHANRKKLFKDAAALIVKNAYKYYQEGDESVLPRNIATKQAFLNSMALDIAMGGSTNTILHLLAIANEAEVDFTMDDIDALSRKTPCLCKVAPNTTKYHIQDVNRAGGIMGILGELAKADLIDTSTHRIDGYTLKEAIDVYDITKSNPTKEALDLYQSAPGNKFNLVMGSQNSTYSTLDTDRSEGCIRDWNHAYTKDGGLAILKGNIALNGCVVKTAGVDESIFKFTGTAKVFQSQDAACEGILSGKVQSGDVVIITYEGPKGGPGMQEMLYPTSYIKSKHLGKECALITDGRFSGGTSGLSIGHVSPEAAAGGAIGLVEDGDIIEIDIPNRTINVKISDEELKFRREQEISKGSNAFKPQRDRKISKALKAYASMVSSADLGAVRIIK; the protein is encoded by the coding sequence ATGAAATACCAGTTAAGAAGTCACACCAGTACACATGGTCGAAGAATGGCTGGAGCCCGAGCTCTATGGAGAGCTAACGGTATGCGCGAGGAACAAATGGGGAAGCCTTTAATCGCAATTGTAAATTCTTTTACCCAATTTGTACCCGGACACGTGCACTTGCATCAAATAGGTCAATTTGTAAAATCAGAAATAGAAGCTTTAGGTTGTTTTGCTGCCGAATTCAATACCATTGCCATAGACGACGGAATAGCCATGGGACACGATGGAATGTTATATTCTCTTCCTTCCAGAGACTTAATTGCCGATAGTGTTGAATATATGGTAAATGCGCATAAAGCAGATGCCATGATTTGCATAAGTAACTGTGATAAAATTACTCCGGGTATGCTTATGGCCTCCATGCGCCTCAACATACCGACTATATTTGTTTCGGGCGGTCCTATGGAAGCCGGTGAATTAAATAATCAACATTTAGATTTAATCGATGCTATGATTAAATCTGCAGACTTAACGGTTTCAGATAAAGAGGTGAATGCCATTGAACGATCTGCCTGTCCAACTTGCGGATCATGTTCCGGCATGTTTACGGCAAATTCCATGAATTGTTTAAACGAAGCAATTGGATTAGCACTTCCCGGAAATGGAACTATAGTAGCTACTCATGCTAACAGAAAAAAATTATTTAAGGATGCAGCTGCCCTAATTGTTAAAAACGCTTATAAATATTATCAAGAGGGAGACGAATCGGTTTTACCTAGAAATATTGCAACTAAACAAGCTTTTTTAAATTCAATGGCGCTAGATATAGCAATGGGTGGTTCAACAAACACTATTCTTCATTTATTAGCTATCGCCAATGAAGCTGAAGTAGATTTCACTATGGATGATATTGATGCATTATCAAGAAAAACACCATGTCTTTGTAAAGTTGCTCCTAATACAACTAAATATCATATACAAGATGTAAATAGAGCGGGAGGAATTATGGGTATTTTAGGAGAATTGGCTAAAGCTGATTTAATAGATACATCTACCCACCGTATCGATGGTTATACTTTAAAAGAAGCAATAGATGTATACGATATTACTAAATCAAACCCTACTAAAGAAGCATTAGATTTATACCAATCGGCACCGGGTAATAAATTTAATTTAGTAATGGGATCGCAAAATTCAACCTATTCTACATTGGATACCGATCGTTCCGAAGGATGTATTCGAGATTGGAATCATGCCTATACTAAAGATGGTGGTTTAGCTATATTAAAAGGAAACATAGCTCTAAACGGTTGTGTAGTTAAAACAGCAGGTGTGGACGAAAGTATATTTAAGTTTACAGGAACTGCCAAAGTATTTCAATCTCAAGATGCCGCTTGTGAGGGGATTTTATCGGGAAAAGTTCAATCAGGTGATGTAGTAATTATTACTTATGAAGGACCTAAAGGGGGACCCGGCATGCAAGAAATGCTCTATCCTACTTCATACATAAAATCTAAGCACTTAGGAAAAGAATGCGCCTTAATTACAGATGGTAGATTTTCTGGAGGAACTTCCGGTTTATCTATAGGGCACGTTTCGCCCGAAGCTGCAGCAGGAGGAGCCATTGGTTTGGTTGAAGACGGAGATATCATAGAAATCGATATTCCTAATCGAACCATTAATGTTAAAATATCCGATGAAGAATTGAAATTCCGAAGAGAACAAGAAATTTCCAAAGGATCAAATGCATTTAAACCGCAAAGAGATCGAAAAATTTCGAAAGCTTTAAAGGCTTATGCCAGTATGGTTAGCTCTGCTGATTTAGGAGCTGTAAGAATAATAAAATAA
- the ilvB gene encoding biosynthetic-type acetolactate synthase large subunit, whose translation MNTNISGSEALIQSLLKEGVDTIFGYPGGAIMPVFDALYDYKDKINHILVRHEQAAAHAAQGYARAKGKPGIVLVTSGPGATNTVTGIADAMIDSTPLVVISGQVFSGLLGSDAFQEADVVGITKPISKWTYQIRNAEDIPWAVARAFYIASNGRKGPVVLDITKDALQGQIEYAPAKINFIRSYQPIPDLKPEEIREAAKLINEAKKPLALIGQGVILSGAEEELKKFLEKADIPAASTMLGLSAIPTDHPLNVGLLGMHGNVAPNVKTNECDVLIAIGMRFDDRVTGDLKTYAKQAKIIHFDIDPSEIDKNVKTHVKVLGDAKATLAEVTQLVNENKHTEWLDSFKEYYEKEYDAVIEKELYPESGSLKMGEVVRKVSEATHHEGILVTDVGQNQMMGVRYFKYKQSRSVITSGGLGTMGFGLPAAIGAKIGAPDRTVCLFVGDGGIQMTIQELGTIMQYDIDVKIIILNNHFLGMVRQWQELFFDKRYSETLMKNPNFEAIAKAYNIKSKTISKREELDQAIEEMINHKGSYLLDVQVEIQGMVYPMIPAGSCVTNILLGETNQI comes from the coding sequence ATGAATACTAATATTTCAGGAAGTGAGGCTTTAATACAATCCTTGCTTAAAGAAGGGGTAGATACCATATTCGGATATCCGGGAGGCGCTATTATGCCGGTATTCGATGCTTTATACGATTATAAAGATAAAATCAATCATATTCTTGTACGTCATGAACAGGCTGCGGCTCATGCTGCACAAGGCTATGCCCGTGCTAAAGGCAAACCCGGAATCGTTTTGGTAACTTCCGGTCCGGGTGCCACTAACACTGTAACCGGGATAGCAGATGCCATGATTGACAGTACTCCCCTGGTAGTAATTTCGGGACAAGTATTTTCCGGTTTACTGGGAAGTGATGCTTTTCAAGAAGCTGATGTAGTAGGAATAACTAAGCCGATCAGCAAATGGACGTATCAGATACGAAATGCAGAAGATATTCCCTGGGCTGTAGCCAGAGCTTTTTATATAGCCAGTAATGGTCGTAAAGGTCCGGTAGTTTTAGATATAACCAAAGATGCTTTGCAAGGACAAATCGAATATGCCCCTGCAAAAATCAATTTTATAAGAAGTTATCAACCCATTCCGGATTTAAAACCGGAAGAAATCCGTGAAGCTGCCAAACTTATCAATGAAGCTAAAAAACCGTTGGCATTAATCGGTCAAGGAGTTATCTTAAGCGGAGCGGAAGAAGAACTTAAAAAGTTTTTGGAAAAAGCTGATATTCCCGCCGCATCCACGATGTTAGGTTTATCGGCCATTCCTACTGACCACCCTTTAAATGTGGGACTTTTAGGTATGCATGGTAATGTTGCCCCAAATGTGAAAACTAATGAATGTGATGTTTTAATAGCTATAGGTATGCGATTTGATGATCGGGTAACCGGTGATTTAAAAACGTATGCTAAACAGGCAAAAATTATTCATTTTGATATTGATCCTTCTGAAATTGATAAAAACGTAAAAACTCATGTAAAAGTTTTAGGTGATGCTAAAGCAACTTTAGCTGAGGTAACCCAATTAGTAAACGAAAATAAACACACCGAATGGTTAGACAGTTTTAAAGAATATTACGAAAAAGAATACGATGCTGTAATTGAAAAAGAATTGTATCCTGAATCCGGAAGCTTAAAAATGGGAGAAGTCGTAAGAAAAGTATCGGAAGCTACCCATCATGAAGGTATTTTAGTTACCGATGTTGGACAAAACCAAATGATGGGCGTTCGGTATTTTAAATATAAACAAAGCCGAAGTGTTATTACTTCCGGAGGACTTGGTACTATGGGATTTGGTTTACCGGCTGCCATTGGTGCAAAAATTGGTGCTCCTGATCGAACCGTTTGTTTATTTGTGGGCGATGGCGGAATTCAAATGACGATTCAAGAATTGGGAACGATCATGCAATATGACATTGATGTAAAAATTATCATATTAAACAACCATTTTCTAGGTATGGTGCGTCAATGGCAAGAATTGTTTTTTGACAAAAGATATTCTGAAACTCTTATGAAAAATCCAAATTTTGAAGCTATTGCTAAGGCCTACAATATTAAATCTAAAACCATAAGCAAAAGAGAAGAGTTGGATCAGGCAATTGAAGAAATGATTAATCATAAGGGATCTTACTTATTAGATGTTCAGGTTGAAATTCAGGGTATGGTATATCCGATGATTCCGGCCGGTTCGTGTGTTACTAACATTTTATTAGGAGAAACTAACCAAATATAA
- a CDS encoding class I SAM-dependent methyltransferase: METIETQFNSVAQQYDKQRRKLIPCFQDFYKIAVENINLSSSSPKILDLGAGTGLLSEFVLQKYPNAQITLVDLSEKMLEVAKNRFETNTSIHIIRQDFTTYTSTQPFDAVVSSLAIHHLEDSDKIKLYNSIFSYLKEEGTFINAEQVSGEDDYFSKFYDTRWRYQIENSGLTADEIKASYERIKLDKRSPILAQLKWLKDAGFKHVDCLYKYYDFAVLYAKK, encoded by the coding sequence ATGGAAACTATTGAAACTCAATTTAACTCTGTCGCCCAACAATACGATAAACAGCGAAGAAAATTAATTCCCTGTTTTCAAGATTTTTATAAAATAGCGGTTGAAAATATAAACCTTTCATCATCTTCTCCTAAAATTTTAGATTTAGGGGCCGGTACCGGATTATTATCCGAATTTGTTCTTCAAAAATATCCAAATGCTCAAATTACTTTGGTTGATCTGTCAGAAAAAATGTTAGAAGTTGCTAAAAATAGGTTTGAAACTAATACCTCTATCCATATTATTCGACAAGATTTTACCACATATACATCGACACAACCATTTGATGCCGTTGTGTCCTCATTGGCTATTCATCACTTGGAAGACTCGGATAAAATTAAACTATATAATTCCATTTTTTCTTATCTTAAAGAGGAGGGCACATTTATAAATGCAGAGCAAGTTAGCGGTGAAGATGATTATTTTTCAAAATTTTATGATACCCGTTGGAGATATCAAATTGAAAACAGCGGACTTACCGCTGATGAAATTAAGGCTTCATATGAAAGAATTAAATTAGACAAAAGAAGTCCCATACTTGCCCAATTAAAATGGCTGAAAGATGCGGGTTTTAAACATGTTGATTGTCTTTATAAATATTATGACTTTGCTGTTTTATATGCTAAAAAGTAG
- the ilvN gene encoding acetolactate synthase small subunit: MKNKTLYTVTIFSENTVGLLGQVTSVFTRRFLNIETLSVSPSAIEGIHKFTITVLCDKEMIEKVVKQIDKCVDVLKSYYNTDDELIHQEIALYKLPTPEFLKIGSVENLIRKYNAQILEINEICVVIQKTGHYTDTQALFQELSENIKVLQFIRSGRIAVNTSKIERLSDMLSELKIKESLIKN, encoded by the coding sequence ATGAAAAACAAAACGTTATATACTGTAACTATATTTTCTGAAAACACTGTAGGACTTTTAGGTCAAGTAACCAGTGTTTTTACCAGAAGATTTTTAAATATTGAAACTTTATCGGTATCGCCGTCAGCTATTGAAGGCATACATAAATTTACCATTACGGTACTTTGTGATAAAGAAATGATTGAAAAAGTAGTAAAACAAATCGACAAATGCGTGGATGTGTTGAAATCTTACTATAATACCGACGATGAATTAATTCATCAGGAAATTGCTTTGTATAAATTACCCACTCCTGAATTTTTAAAAATTGGTTCGGTGGAAAATTTAATTAGAAAATATAATGCTCAGATACTTGAAATTAACGAGATTTGTGTTGTCATTCAAAAAACAGGGCATTACACCGATACGCAAGCTTTGTTTCAAGAATTGAGTGAAAATATTAAAGTATTGCAATTTATTCGTTCTGGAAGAATAGCTGTAAATACTTCAAAAATAGAACGCTTAAGTGATATGTTAAGTGAATTAAAAATAAAAGAATCTTTAATAAAAAATTAA
- the ilvC gene encoding ketol-acid reductoisomerase has translation MAQMNFGGVIENVITRDEFPLEKARETLKDETIAVIGYGVQGPGQALNLRDNGFNVIVGQRKGGKTWDKAIADGWVPGETLFDIEEAASKGTIIQYLLSDAAQIEVWPKLKPHLTAGKALYFSHGFGITFNDRTGIIPPKDIDVILVAPKGSGTSLRRMFLEGRGLNSSYAIFQDATGKAKDRTIALGIGVGSGYLFETDFKREVYSDLTGERGTLMGAIQGILLAQYEVLRENGHTPSEAFNETVEELTQSLMPLFAEKGMDWMYANCSTTAQRGALDWMTPFHDATKPVFAKLYAEVASGNEAQRSIDTNSKPDYREKLEEELKALRESEMWKAGAVVRELRPENN, from the coding sequence ATGGCACAAATGAATTTTGGTGGAGTAATTGAAAATGTAATTACTCGTGATGAGTTTCCTTTAGAAAAAGCTAGGGAAACATTAAAAGATGAAACCATTGCTGTTATTGGATATGGAGTACAAGGTCCCGGACAAGCATTAAATTTAAGAGATAACGGCTTCAATGTAATCGTTGGACAACGTAAAGGAGGTAAAACCTGGGATAAGGCTATTGCAGACGGTTGGGTTCCGGGTGAAACTTTATTTGATATAGAAGAAGCAGCATCAAAAGGAACTATTATTCAATATTTATTGTCAGATGCCGCACAAATTGAGGTTTGGCCTAAATTAAAACCTCATTTAACTGCCGGTAAAGCTTTATATTTTTCTCATGGTTTCGGTATTACTTTTAATGACCGTACCGGAATTATACCTCCTAAAGATATTGATGTAATTTTAGTTGCCCCTAAAGGATCAGGAACCAGCCTTAGACGTATGTTCTTGGAAGGAAGAGGGTTAAACTCCAGTTATGCAATTTTCCAGGATGCAACCGGTAAAGCTAAAGACAGAACTATCGCTTTAGGTATTGGTGTTGGCTCAGGGTATTTATTTGAAACTGACTTTAAACGTGAAGTTTATTCTGATCTAACAGGAGAAAGAGGTACTTTAATGGGTGCTATTCAAGGAATTTTATTAGCTCAATATGAAGTGTTACGTGAAAACGGACATACTCCATCTGAAGCTTTCAATGAAACAGTAGAAGAACTTACACAATCTTTAATGCCTCTTTTTGCTGAAAAAGGTATGGACTGGATGTATGCAAACTGTTCTACTACTGCGCAAAGAGGTGCATTAGATTGGATGACTCCTTTTCATGATGCCACTAAACCTGTATTTGCTAAGTTATATGCAGAAGTAGCTTCAGGAAATGAAGCACAAAGATCAATCGACACCAACTCTAAGCCTGACTATCGCGAAAAATTAGAAGAAGAACTTAAGGCTCTTCGTGAAAGCGAAATGTGGAAGGCCGGAGCTGTTGTTAGAGAATTACGACCGGAAAATAATTAA
- the gltX gene encoding glutamate--tRNA ligase has product MSEIRVRFAPSPTGYLHIGGVRTALYNYLFAKKNKGKFILRIEDTDQNRYVEDAEKYISESLKWCGLELDESPEKGGPYAPYKQSERKDIYKKYIEEILKTDFAYLAFDTPEELEKLRKEYEEQGKVFSYNHEVRNQLNNSLSLSPDEVQKKLNEGVPYVIRFKIPPHRTLVLKDIIRGNFSIDTSILDDKVLVKTDGMPTYHFANIVDDHTMEITHVIRGEEWLPSLALHVLLYEALGWKSPEFAHLPLILKPEGKGKLSKRDGDKYGFPVFPLAWKNEKEGTSSIGYREEGYLPEAFINMLALLGWSPSNDKEILSLNEMIQEFELEKVHKAGARFNPDKAKWFNHEYIIKSKASDLLPEFQKILKEKGIKTEDTKDIRIIELLKERVNFVKEIWEVGSFFWIAPSSYQEKSYKKVIKDDTKAILTQLISNLESVSFTEKELHDKIHEFVENSGLGFGKVMQPLRLALVGDLKGPDIPVIMEIIGKTESLQRLKNLESKI; this is encoded by the coding sequence ATGTCAGAAATCAGAGTTCGATTTGCACCCAGTCCTACCGGATATTTACATATTGGAGGAGTAAGAACCGCTTTATATAATTATCTCTTTGCAAAAAAAAATAAGGGAAAATTTATCTTGCGCATTGAAGATACCGATCAAAACCGCTATGTTGAAGATGCCGAAAAATACATAAGTGAATCGTTGAAATGGTGTGGCTTAGAATTGGATGAAAGTCCGGAAAAAGGAGGACCCTATGCTCCATATAAACAATCTGAAAGAAAAGACATCTATAAAAAATATATCGAAGAAATACTTAAAACAGATTTCGCATATCTGGCTTTTGACACGCCGGAAGAATTAGAAAAGTTACGAAAAGAGTATGAGGAACAAGGCAAAGTATTTTCTTACAACCATGAAGTCAGAAATCAACTCAATAATAGCCTCTCTCTATCGCCCGATGAAGTCCAAAAAAAATTAAATGAGGGAGTTCCTTATGTGATCCGATTTAAAATCCCGCCACACAGAACTTTGGTTTTAAAAGATATTATTCGAGGCAACTTTTCTATCGATACATCTATTTTAGATGATAAAGTTTTAGTTAAGACTGACGGAATGCCTACCTATCATTTTGCCAATATAGTAGATGACCATACCATGGAAATTACCCATGTGATAAGAGGAGAAGAATGGCTTCCTTCCCTCGCCTTACATGTATTGCTCTATGAAGCACTGGGATGGAAATCACCGGAATTTGCCCATTTGCCTTTGATTTTAAAACCGGAAGGTAAGGGTAAATTGAGCAAACGAGATGGGGATAAATACGGATTTCCTGTATTTCCTCTTGCTTGGAAAAACGAAAAAGAAGGTACATCTTCCATAGGATACAGAGAAGAAGGTTACCTGCCTGAAGCCTTTATAAATATGTTGGCATTATTAGGATGGTCACCTTCCAATGACAAGGAAATACTATCTCTAAACGAAATGATTCAAGAGTTTGAATTGGAGAAAGTCCACAAAGCAGGAGCTCGTTTCAATCCTGATAAAGCAAAATGGTTTAATCATGAATATATTATTAAATCCAAAGCCTCTGACTTACTCCCTGAATTTCAAAAAATTTTGAAAGAAAAAGGTATTAAGACAGAAGACACTAAAGATATTCGAATCATCGAACTATTAAAAGAAAGAGTTAATTTTGTAAAAGAAATATGGGAAGTAGGTTCTTTTTTCTGGATTGCGCCTTCATCTTACCAAGAAAAAAGTTATAAAAAGGTTATTAAAGACGATACAAAAGCAATACTTACTCAATTAATTTCTAATCTGGAGTCTGTTTCATTCACCGAAAAAGAATTACATGACAAGATTCATGAATTTGTGGAAAACTCAGGATTGGGATTTGGAAAAGTAATGCAACCCTTACGTTTAGCTCTAGTTGGTGATCTTAAAGGACCGGATATTCCGGTTATTATGGAAATAATAGGAAAAACAGAAAGCTTACAACGTTTAAAAAATTTAGAATCAAAAATTTAA
- the rpiB gene encoding ribose 5-phosphate isomerase B → MKIALASDHAGFEYKNYIFKYLTEKGNQVHDFGTYSGESVDYPDFVHPLAIAVEKNEFDFGILFCGSGEGVSITANKHSGIRCALCWQTDIARLARQHNNANVLSIPARFIAKELAQDIIDTFLSTQFEGGRHQMRVDKISKW, encoded by the coding sequence ATGAAAATCGCATTAGCTTCAGATCATGCAGGATTTGAATATAAAAATTATATATTTAAATATCTCACTGAAAAAGGAAATCAGGTACATGACTTTGGAACCTATTCGGGAGAAAGTGTAGACTATCCGGATTTTGTACATCCTTTAGCTATTGCTGTTGAGAAAAATGAATTTGATTTCGGCATACTTTTCTGCGGCAGTGGTGAAGGGGTATCCATAACCGCAAATAAACATTCCGGAATACGTTGTGCCCTTTGTTGGCAAACAGATATTGCCCGTTTAGCCAGACAACATAACAATGCGAATGTGCTTTCCATTCCTGCGCGTTTTATTGCCAAAGAATTAGCTCAGGATATAATTGATACTTTTTTATCCACTCAATTTGAAGGGGGAAGACATCAAATGCGTGTAGATAAGATATCCAAATGGTAA